DNA from Ananas comosus cultivar F153 linkage group 12, ASM154086v1, whole genome shotgun sequence:
ATACCcatcatatttaaaaaattaaaatttaattttagaatatttacAGGAGAATAATagtttattttagtatttatatttagTCAATCATATATCttctttcaagaaaaaaaatataataaaattagttttttaaaatcatgCATGATGGAGTGAGTGAACTTTATAAAAACaattttattagttaaaaataCTACATGGTCAATATGattgttatattttatattttttttgtcacggtGGTCCAGGCaataattttctgaattttgtgCCTATGTGCTTTGTCGCACCATTTAGTAAGTAGTGCATTAATGAAATagcaatatattttaaaatattattaatagattaattttatatttatattatatcataataaataataatttagatttCATTTGAAATAGTGTGTACTGTGTAGGCGCAAGCATCGAATATCGTCAGAGAtagacaattttttttgtttctatatatataatattagactTATTTGTTTCTGTATATAATATTACACCTCTTAggagaaaaaaagtaatttttttggtttattccaGTTAACATGTAACTTTCATGGTCCCGAAAAATACTAGAGACATTCTCAAATCTCTAGTAATTAATGTTCCATCaagtactattttttaaattttaaaaattaaattcaaaattaatcataataagtgaataaaattaacttataTTAACGATATTTTAAAATGCATTACGAGAAAAATGAAGCATATATAGCTTATCCTGACTACATTTTATTAggacaaaatagaaaaagacaACCTAGCTAGTCACGTActcaaaaaggccaaaaaaaaaaaaaaaaaaaaaaaaaaaaacatgataacttgtaagaaaataaattaactagGGCTACATTCACACTAATTTTCTCAGCAGGGTACTCAGGATGTttaataaaatatcttttacaATGCTCGCGGAATCTCCAAATATAATATTCAATCCAATCAAATATTGCCACCATTGCAGCGTATGATCTGCGCGTTGACCCACTCGCCAGCATCGCTGGCGAGGAACCCCACCAGTGGCGCAACGTCCTCCGGCTGCCCGAGCCGCCCCAGTGGTATCTCCGCAACGCAACTGGCCTGGTCCGCTTCCGTCTTCCCGTTGTAGAACATCGGCGTCGCCGTCGGGCCCGGCGCCACCGCGTTCGCTGTGATCCCCGTCCCCCGCAGCTCCCGCGCTAGTATCTTCGTCATCACCTCCACCGCCCCTTTTGTCGCCGCATATGCGCCGTATCCCGGCCGCAGCGATCCCACACCGGATGACGAGAATGTGATGATTCGGCCGCCCCCACCCTGCACCTGTGAAAAATAACCAACATTTTCTGTCAAAAGTTTAATCTGATAGAGAATGATGAGTACATTTCATCCTATattttgtaataacttagtagaATTTGACTAGATACTAGTCCAAAACACGGGCTAGCAATAAGTAGGAGAAGATTAAGAAAGACTACAAACTAAATTTGGTTCTGTTTAGTTTTGTTTGCAATTTTGATAGGCTACATATTTGGGCTAATATGTGTTGACTTAAGCATTCTCTCTTGTGGTGGAAGACAGATAGGGCCGATCGATTCACGTTTGAAATAGCGGCGGCATAATGTTTGAAATGTCGTGAGACAGATTAGGTTGAGTCACAATCGAGGCTTATAAATGCTATATTTGTACgttttaaataaattgtttGTATATTTCTAACTGTTTAAGTATTCAGAATTAATGATTagaacaaaaaattcaaaaatatgtaaataaattattctaaatGTAGATTTCTTTAGGCCAATACTTGCCTCTATTTTTGATTTAGTCAAAATAATCagagaacaatatttttaagagtccggctatggtgtttgtaaaagtaccaagcacttggtgcttgtaaattttttactattagatctacgcctttgatcactttcacccgttagattatactattcaaccaaccgcccACTCAACCCAAGGAGgacccacattatcctaaccgtacatttattaatccaaaggctaaaaacttaatatatgCGCAACGACAGTACCAGGCGATTTGCCGCCTCACGGCAGCAGAGGAAGGAGCCCTTGGCGTTGGTGCTGAACATCCGGTCGAAGCTCTCCTCGCTCGTCTCCGCGATGAACGGGAAGTCGTAGTCGAGGACCGCCGCGGCGGTGACCAGGATGTGGAGCTCCGGGCCGAAGGCGTCGGCCGCCGCGTCGAACAGCGCCTTGACCTGGTCGGCCTTCGACACGTCGACCTCGACCGCCACTGCCCGTTTGTCGCCCCCGTGGGCCGCGTTGATGGCGGTGACGAGCTTGCGGGCGGGGGAGGGGTCGCCGAAGAAGCCGACGACAACGCGGGCGCCGAGGTCGGCGAGGTGGGCCGACACGGCCGAGCCGATGCCGCCCGCTCCGCCGGTCACGATCGCGACCCGGTCCTTCAGTGAAAGCTGCCGGCCGGAatctgccgccgccgctgccgccgcacCGCCGCCGTTAAACGCAGCCATAATAAGAATGGTATCAGCTTTGAGAAAGGTGCTACAAAGTGTTGTGGGTGTTTGTGTACATGAATTTTTGCAAAGCATAGGCTATgtgaatatatttataaggagaGTGAGTGTGATAGGTAACAGTGGTTATTGGGTCGGGGCAAAATGTCAGGAGATATTATTGCATGGACCCAACCTACTACATCAATAATTTGAGCATGTTACTACGCTATTATATATGCCACGTTTCTTCACAATAACTATTAGGAAAAATCTAGGAATATATAGTCAATTTAGTATTCTAATACCATAACACGATTcctttacatttttattatagcatattagcttttatatatattatattacactTATTTTTATAGCGTGTTTGGTGCTTCTGAAGAACTATGCGTCCTATATAATAGGACTTATAAATTAAAGATCTTGCGAAGTTTTTGATGGTTATCCCATCCCGTGTTTATCAATTCACTGCACCAATCACATCCCCCTCAAGTTCCAATATATGGCAGATACGGATCGACGCAGATGATTTCAACATGTCATAAGTTTAACCAatcgttcctagcgcaagtggtaaggggcttagtggttggtattcgaaatCCTAAGtttaaatactaattaattcatatttctagttaaatttttt
Protein-coding regions in this window:
- the LOC109718397 gene encoding short-chain type dehydrogenase/reductase-like, with translation MLCKNSCTQTPTTLCSTFLKADTILIMAAFNGGGAAAAAAADSGRQLSLKDRVAIVTGGAGGIGSAVSAHLADLGARVVVGFFGDPSPARKLVTAINAAHGGDKRAVAVEVDVSKADQVKALFDAAADAFGPELHILVTAAAVLDYDFPFIAETSEESFDRMFSTNAKGSFLCCREAANRLVQGGGGRIITFSSSGVGSLRPGYGAYAATKGAVEVMTKILARELRGTGITANAVAPGPTATPMFYNGKTEADQASCVAEIPLGRLGQPEDVAPLVGFLASDAGEWVNAQIIRCNGGNI